In Plasmodium chabaudi chabaudi strain AS genome assembly, chromosome: 9, the following proteins share a genomic window:
- a CDS encoding fam-a protein — translation MNKRYIKTVFIILSLVAYASNKAHASEADSETENLNSVSTENLATNENQENGELVESHDPEAPQDEEGEENYASEETQGEQGEENYGSSETQGDEEEENYGSSETLNYQGEENYAPEETQGEQGEENYAYEETQGEQGEENYAYEETQVEQGEENYAYEETQVEQGEENYAYEETQVGQGEENYAYEETQVGQGEENYGSSETLNYQGEENYAPEETQAEVIVENYGSSETLNEQIEESDAPKETQGEVIVENNAPEEAQAEEIVENNAPEETQAEEIVENNAPEETHAEVIVENNAPEETQAEEIVENNPPKETKKEELVEYSEADVNERAHEIMSKVLDRVRRYSDIYNTQNCFYFPNPTRYVCFTVDENVEIARFHLVIQDLNKYDAIVNFLRGIDDIYHFGRKDDKAIIIGKYGPNLQMLQRYKKTAENRPNIYSFGLFTTVDDSEDMSIIAKTWADIYDVKHVYKKNGEKSGKTTKRFHTAHDLAKASEDVVMHNMFTDLSAFVVKRHEDNIGVTYVEYNPRFKYDPDNYKSTDDRANSMMALMDRMYAILNQ, via the exons atgaataaaagaTACATTAAAAcagtttttattattttaagttTGGTTGCTTATGCGAGCAATAAAGCCCATGCAAGTGAGGCTGATTCTGAGACGGAGAATTTAAATAGTGTTTCTACCGAAAATCTTGC TACGAATGAAAATCAAGAAAACGGAGAGTTAGTAGAGAGCCATGATCCTGAAGCACCCCAAGATGAAGAAGGAGAAGAGAACTATGCTTCTGAAGAAACTCAAGGCGAACAAGGAGAAGAGAACTATGGTTCTTCAGAAACTCAAGGCGACGAAGAAGAAGAGAACTATGGTTCTTCAGAAACTCTAAACTACCAAGGAGAAGAGAACTATGCTCCTGAAGAAACTCAAGGCGAACAAGGAGAAGAGAACTATGCTTATGAAGAAACTCAAGGCGAACAAGGAGAAGAGAACTATGCTTATGAAGAAACTCAAGTCGAACAAGGAGAAGAGAACTATGCTTATGAAGAAACTCAAGTCGAACAAGGAGAAGAGAACTATGCTTATGAAGAAACTCAAGTCGGACAAGGAGAAGAGAACTATGCTTATGAAGAAACTCAAGTCGGACAAGGAGAAGAGAACTATGGTTCTTCAGAAACTCTAAACTACCAAGGAGAAGAGAACTATGCTCCTGAAGAAACTCAAGCCGAAGTAATAGTAGAGAACTATGGTTCTTCAGAAACTCTAAACGAACAAATAGAAGAGAGCGATGCTCCTAAAGAAACTCAAGGCGAAGTAATAGTAGAGAACAATGCTCCTGAAGAAGCTCAAGCCGAAGAAATAGTAGAGAACAATGCTCCTGAAGAAACTCAAGCCGAAGAAATAGTAGAGAACAATGCTCCTGAAGAAACCCACGCCGAAGTAATAGTAGAGAACAATGCTCCTGAAGAAACTCAAGCCGAAGAAATAGTAGAGAACAATCCTCCTAAAGAAactaaaaaagaagaattaGTAGAGTACTCTGAAGCTGACGTAAATGAAAGAGCACATGAAATTATGAGCAAAGTTCTAGATCGCGTAAGACGCTATTCTGATATTTACAATACtcaaaattgtttttattttccaaatCCAACAAGATATGTGTGCTTTACGGTTGATGAAAATGTCGAGATTGCAAGATTTCATCTTGTCATCCAAGATTTAAATAAG TACGATGCCATAGTAAACTTTTTACGTGGAATCGATGATATATATCACTTCGGTCGCAAAGATGATAAag CAATAATTATCGGTAAATACGGCCCAAATTTACAAATGTTacaaagatataaaaagacCGCCGAAAACCGCcccaatatatatagttttgGCTTATTTACAACAGTTGAT GACTCAGAAGATATGTCAATAATTGCTAAAACATGGGCAGATATATATGACGTCAaacatgtatataaaaaaaacggcGAAAAATCTGGAAAAACTACAAAACGTTTCCACACTGCTCATGATTTGGCAAAAGCTTCTGAAGATGTTGTAATGCACAACATGTTTACTGATTTGTCTGCATTTGTTGTTAAAAGACATGAAGATAATATTGGTGTTACCTATGTCGAATAT AATCCTCGATTTAAATATGATCCAGACAATTATAAAAGCACCGATGATAGAGCAAACAGCATGATGGCTTTAATGGACAGAATGTATGCAATCTTAAaccaataa
- a CDS encoding fam-b protein: MFFSSIIIFSCIGKTIKLKKRLKLIIYINKYFVSLHESNGVYKRSIYLERNVINFRNNMILADADSQFDLYDFYQSTSSLANQFNDYNDDDDKITNLRNIIDSHIKKHKESNILPNLNHVDKKTKILIRKLRKELEETQKGLII; the protein is encoded by the exons atgtttttttcttcaattattattt ttTCATGTATTGGTAAAACGATTAAGTTAAAGAAAcgattaaaattaattatatatattaataaatacttCGTTTCTTTGCATGAATCAAACGGTGTATACAAGCGAAGCATATACCTTGAAAGGaatgtaataaattttagaaataatatgatacTAGCAGATGCAGACAGCCAATTCgatttatatgatttttatcaatCAACTTCGAGTCTTGCAAATCAATTTAATGACTACAATGATGATGACgataaaataacaaatcTTCGAAATATTATAGATTCACATATAAAGAAGCATAAAGAAAGTAATATATTGCCCAATTTAAATCATGTAGATAAGAAAacgaaaattttaattcgtAAACTTCGAAAAGAATTAGAAGAAACACAAAAGGGGCttataatataa
- a CDS encoding fam-a protein: MNKIYMKIVFSLLTLFAYVSNKALGSESISSEIKLSNSLKHNVVYDQYEIYEQNKHLACTNLEEQLQANEIMHQALNKFYEYFMYECNYKLYAKYNKDTSSHFHKYTNNPDVGKLDITIHHPHMYDEIVNILWDPNGEKKYNPDFIGGKVFRTYNPNLLLIQQRYKNGFMGRQDYFYALALKHKPSKDTTIIVMSSVNVNDHNRKDGKKYENAIVNSANSFETNIDSEEDIKNGKLNKMFVHLSGYSITKYIDHVEIIHIDSIDGDIPSKLPHWYKLSNKSERLTRLIELSNYIDRKVYNTQ, from the exons atgaataaaatatatatgaaaatcgttttttctcttttaaCCTTATTCGCATATGTGAGCAATAAGGCTCTTGGAAGTGAGTCTATTTCAAGTGAAATTAAGCTATCTAATTCCCT caAGCATAATGTTGTTTATGATcaatatgaaatatatgaacaaaataagcATCTGGCATGTACAAATCTTGAAGAACAACTACAAGCGAACGAAATTATGCATCAAGCtctaaataaattttatgaatattttatgtatgaATGCAATTACAaattatatgcaaaatACAATAAAGATACAAGTTcacattttcataaatatactAATAATCCAGACGTTGGAAAACTTGATATTACAATACATCATCCCCATATG TATGATGAGatagtaaatattttgtggGACCCAAAtggtgaaaaaaaatacaatccTGACTTTATTGGcg gaaAAGTTTTCCGTACATACAAtccaaatttattattgataCAACAACGTTACAAAAATGGTTTTATGGGACGTCaggattatttttatgctttAGCCCTAAAACATAAA CCATCCAAAGACACAACTATAATTGTCATGTCTTCAGTAAATGTAAATGATCACAATAGAAAAGATGGAAAGAAATATGAAAACGCTATCGTAAATAGTGCGAATTCGTTCGAAACTAACATTGATTCTGAAGaggatattaaaaatggcaaattaaacaaaatgtTTGTTCACTTATCCGGATATTCcattacaaaatatatagaccACGTTGAAATTATTCATATCGACTCT ATCGATGGTGATATTCCCTCCAAATTACCCCATTGgtataaattatcaaataaatcaGAAAGATTGACACGCCTTATCGAATTAAGCAATTATATTGACAgaaaagtatataatacCCAATAA